A genomic stretch from Bacillota bacterium includes:
- a CDS encoding SNF2-related protein yields MIVLHAVWVNEGDCPGAGRMYFWGEKASNASGSKGSKGRPARRKGGWQPAHPFAVEAVQLRDALPFWDNRDPIPVTEPDKLVVVLPSTETRPVSAPAAMAAGPHRRAEHAGTARRGAVNGPDASGGGLEPVLRLLPWTVEAAAVFPARLLDVLLTLPEMDGSSGVLPAADVLYWGRAARFALDLLERLRIQPGVEIHTEPTREKPTWEKPAREKLVPAACWRPVLNAPEDAERLAHLGERMPPVCRMAADPAVFAADSGVLPRRGPDLLTDFLQAVIDATVRRWLAEAGGTQLSLYHQSTPAGIWMAALGDRRPLLKIPKRSLESLTAGLAAWQGELTREVEAAEAGFRTCLRLVAPEKPGEPEEPAEPGWSQTDGDEDWRLEFFLQAVDDPSLLVPAEEVWNARGRDLEFLQRRFVRPQERLLADLGLAAQVFPPLDGGLRTARPAFVRLSIAEAYDFICTGAARLQEQGFVVQLPPWCGQAVSPGLHLKLRPPRPGRAGRSPAGGISGLLSMESVVECDWELALGGELLDREEFARLAALKVPLVRLRGRWVELAPETVPAVADLWRRKTGAGRMKLAEALRYGLSGDAGRAPNEGAAAEPGEPGALPVVETVGEGWVGDLLAQLTAGERPGALPVPAGFQGVLRAYQERGFSWLCFLEKWGLGACLADDMGLGKTIQFLVFLLRRREQGRAQGPSLLVCPTSVVGNWEREAARFAPGLRVLVHHGPQRLHGDDLVREAVRWDLVVSTYGLVVRDHAALARVTWDGIVLDEAQHIKNAGSKQARHVGALASGYRLALTGTPVENRLSELWSISNFLNPGYLGSQRWFQEHFARPIERGRDAARTARLRRLVAPFILRRLKTDPNVAPDLPEKQEQKVFCHLTPEQGTLYAAVVADMLDRIDNAAGMERRGLILATLGKLKQLCNHPVHLLKDGGSLAGRSGKLNRLEELLDEALATGDRALVFTQFREMGALLRLHLERRFGREVLFLHGGVQRRARDEMVARFQDGGPPLFILSLKAGGTGLNLTAANHVFHFDRWWNPAVENQATDRAFRIGQQRNVLVHKFVCVGTVEEKIDLMIEQKTALAAEVIGSGEDWVTELSTAELRDLFQLRAQALAGDPD; encoded by the coding sequence GTGATTGTGCTGCACGCGGTGTGGGTGAATGAGGGGGACTGTCCCGGAGCCGGGCGCATGTACTTTTGGGGGGAAAAGGCTTCCAATGCCTCCGGGAGCAAGGGGAGCAAGGGGCGGCCCGCGAGGCGCAAAGGTGGCTGGCAGCCGGCGCACCCGTTCGCCGTCGAAGCGGTGCAACTCCGGGACGCGCTGCCTTTTTGGGACAATCGTGACCCTATTCCCGTGACGGAGCCGGACAAGCTGGTGGTGGTGCTGCCGTCTACAGAGACTCGGCCTGTTTCTGCGCCCGCGGCGATGGCGGCCGGGCCGCACCGGCGGGCGGAACACGCCGGGACGGCCCGGAGAGGTGCGGTGAACGGGCCGGATGCTTCCGGCGGAGGCCTGGAACCGGTGCTGCGGCTGTTGCCCTGGACGGTGGAAGCGGCGGCGGTTTTTCCGGCCCGGTTGCTGGACGTGTTGTTGACGCTGCCGGAGATGGACGGTTCTTCCGGAGTGCTCCCGGCGGCCGATGTGCTCTATTGGGGCCGTGCGGCCCGGTTTGCCCTGGATCTCCTGGAGCGGTTGCGCATCCAGCCGGGTGTGGAGATCCATACCGAACCAACGCGGGAAAAACCAACGTGGGAAAAACCGGCGCGGGAAAAACTGGTGCCGGCGGCCTGCTGGCGTCCGGTTTTGAACGCGCCGGAGGATGCGGAACGCTTGGCGCACTTGGGAGAGCGAATGCCGCCCGTTTGCCGGATGGCGGCCGATCCGGCGGTTTTTGCGGCGGACAGCGGTGTACTGCCGCGCCGCGGTCCGGATTTGCTGACCGATTTCCTGCAGGCGGTGATCGATGCCACGGTGCGCCGTTGGTTGGCGGAGGCCGGCGGTACCCAACTGTCTTTGTATCACCAGTCCACGCCCGCCGGGATTTGGATGGCGGCGCTGGGCGACCGCCGACCGCTGCTCAAGATACCGAAGCGGTCCCTGGAATCGTTGACGGCCGGCCTGGCGGCCTGGCAGGGCGAACTGACCCGGGAGGTGGAAGCGGCGGAGGCCGGTTTCCGCACCTGCCTGCGGCTGGTGGCGCCGGAGAAGCCGGGAGAACCCGAGGAACCGGCCGAACCGGGATGGTCGCAGACGGACGGGGATGAAGACTGGCGGCTGGAGTTTTTTCTGCAGGCAGTGGACGATCCCTCGCTGCTGGTGCCGGCGGAAGAGGTGTGGAACGCCCGGGGCCGGGATCTGGAGTTTTTGCAGCGGCGGTTTGTGCGTCCCCAGGAAAGACTGCTGGCCGACCTGGGACTGGCCGCTCAGGTTTTCCCGCCGTTGGACGGCGGACTGCGCACGGCCCGCCCGGCTTTTGTCCGTCTTTCCATCGCCGAGGCCTACGATTTTATATGTACCGGGGCGGCGCGGTTGCAGGAGCAGGGCTTTGTGGTTCAGTTGCCGCCCTGGTGCGGTCAGGCGGTTTCTCCGGGGTTGCATTTGAAATTGCGCCCGCCGCGCCCGGGTCGGGCCGGGCGTTCTCCGGCAGGCGGGATATCCGGGCTGCTGAGCATGGAATCGGTGGTGGAGTGCGACTGGGAACTGGCCTTGGGGGGAGAGTTGTTGGACCGGGAGGAGTTTGCCCGGCTGGCGGCCCTGAAGGTGCCGCTGGTCCGTTTGCGCGGCCGCTGGGTGGAGTTGGCGCCGGAAACGGTACCGGCGGTGGCCGATCTGTGGCGCCGGAAAACCGGGGCGGGCCGGATGAAGCTGGCGGAGGCGCTCCGCTACGGATTGTCTGGTGATGCGGGCCGGGCGCCGAATGAAGGGGCGGCGGCGGAACCGGGCGAACCGGGCGCGCTGCCGGTGGTCGAAACCGTTGGCGAGGGCTGGGTGGGGGATTTGCTGGCGCAGTTGACCGCCGGGGAGCGGCCCGGGGCCCTGCCGGTGCCGGCCGGTTTTCAAGGAGTGTTGCGGGCATACCAGGAACGTGGTTTTTCCTGGCTCTGTTTTTTGGAAAAGTGGGGTTTGGGGGCCTGCCTGGCCGATGACATGGGACTGGGCAAGACCATCCAGTTCCTGGTGTTTTTGCTGCGGCGCCGGGAGCAGGGACGGGCGCAAGGCCCGTCACTGCTCGTTTGCCCGACCTCGGTAGTGGGGAACTGGGAACGGGAGGCGGCCCGGTTCGCTCCCGGACTCCGGGTGCTGGTGCACCACGGTCCGCAGCGGCTGCATGGGGACGACCTGGTACGGGAAGCGGTCCGCTGGGATTTGGTGGTCAGCACGTACGGGCTGGTTGTCCGCGATCACGCCGCCTTGGCGCGGGTGACATGGGACGGGATCGTTCTGGACGAAGCGCAGCACATCAAGAACGCCGGGAGCAAACAGGCGCGCCATGTGGGTGCGCTGGCCTCCGGCTACCGCCTGGCGTTGACCGGTACGCCGGTGGAAAACCGCCTCTCCGAACTCTGGTCGATCAGCAATTTCCTGAACCCGGGGTATCTGGGCTCCCAGCGCTGGTTTCAGGAACACTTTGCCCGCCCCATTGAGCGGGGCCGCGATGCGGCCCGTACCGCCCGGTTGCGCCGCCTGGTGGCGCCCTTCATCCTGCGCCGCTTGAAAACCGATCCGAACGTGGCCCCTGATTTGCCGGAAAAGCAGGAACAAAAGGTTTTCTGCCACCTGACGCCGGAGCAAGGTACGCTTTATGCCGCCGTGGTCGCGGATATGCTGGACCGGATCGACAACGCCGCGGGGATGGAGCGGCGCGGGCTCATCCTGGCCACGCTCGGCAAGCTTAAGCAGCTCTGCAATCATCCGGTGCATCTGCTGAAGGACGGCGGTTCGCTCGCCGGGCGTTCCGGCAAGCTGAACCGGTTGGAAGAATTGTTGGACGAGGCGTTGGCGACCGGGGACCGGGCGCTTGTGTTCACGCAGTTCCGGGAGATGGGCGCCTTGCTGCGGCTGCACCTGGAGCGGCGTTTCGGCCGGGAGGTGCTTTTCCTGCACGGCGGCGTCCAGCGCCGTGCCCGGGACGAGATGGTGGCGCGATTTCAGGACGGCGGGCCGCCGCTGTTCATCCTTTCTCTGAAGGCCGGCGGCACCGGTCTGAACTTGACCGCCGCCAACCACGTCTTTCATTTCGACCGCTGGTGGAACCCGGCGGTGGAAAACCAGGCCACGGACCGCGCTTTCCGCATCGGGCAGCAACGGAACGTGTTGGTGCATAAATTCGTCTGCGTGGGAACGGTGGAGGAGAAAATCGACCTGATGATTGAACAGAAAACGGCGCTGGCCGCCGAGGTGATCGGCAGCGGCGAGGACTGGGTGACCGAACTGTCCACCGCCGAGTTGCGCGATTTGTTCCAACTGCGGGCGCAAGCCCTGGCCGGAGATCCGGACTGA
- a CDS encoding H-type small acid-soluble spore protein: MDFERAREIVAADDTIEVLLNGFPVWIEELDSENRRARVKPLNRTGEKIFDVPVIQLEEGRSQRHQ, encoded by the coding sequence ATGGACTTTGAAAGGGCCCGCGAGATCGTCGCCGCCGACGACACCATCGAGGTGCTGCTGAACGGTTTTCCGGTCTGGATCGAGGAACTGGACTCCGAAAACCGCCGGGCGAGGGTAAAACCATTGAACCGCACCGGGGAAAAGATCTTCGACGTCCCGGTGATCCAGCTCGAGGAGGGCCGCTCCCAACGCCATCAGTAA
- a CDS encoding putative sulfate exporter family transporter, whose product MKGQAPRPADDVVVLDESPKKGFSELFKSEDYWAIWLGAVVLLMGLFLYVVLGPVTDARQKIDEYNAVMAAEAQRAPFKTMAWHQAREAKEKVTTRSEPAKILEQYLARPGRWDTSPAASFYLSPEEAKAVSEANKPKFEAAQKEREEAEAKAKIAEADAAAAGYKDAALNAQAGSQIDAWIKAREAEAKAKKAAETKPYNHFVSLGVLCVALGLFFSIGMKIMGASLRRFLLGFPFVFLLAALAYFLAAQVDIRAWGLEYVLWAIIIGLLISNTVGTPKWVMPAVQTEYYIKTGLILLGASILFGKIILVGLPGLLITWVACPAVLIFTYWFGQRILKMESKTLNIVLSADMSVSGVSAAIATAAACRAKKEELTLAIGISIIFTSLMMFVMPAVAKAVGMHPVLAGAWMGGSIDSTGAVVAAGALLGNEAMTVAATIKMIQNILIGIVAFGVAAYWTTVVDRTRAGEVELTAGAAVREIWKRFPRFILGFLGASLVFSAIYQYLGPDMGKAVLDEGMIRGWSSILQGWFFALAFVSIGLGTNFRELKKYLKGGKPVILYIVGQSAQWIITLVMAYLLFFVLFRSITDRLMM is encoded by the coding sequence ATGAAAGGACAGGCTCCTCGTCCTGCGGACGATGTGGTGGTGCTGGATGAATCCCCTAAAAAAGGATTTTCGGAACTCTTTAAAAGCGAGGATTATTGGGCCATTTGGTTGGGTGCCGTCGTTTTGCTGATGGGGTTGTTTCTTTACGTGGTCCTGGGTCCGGTGACCGATGCCCGTCAGAAGATAGACGAATACAATGCCGTTATGGCCGCGGAAGCCCAGAGAGCCCCTTTTAAAACCATGGCCTGGCACCAAGCCCGGGAGGCTAAGGAAAAAGTAACCACCAGATCGGAGCCGGCCAAAATACTGGAACAATATCTGGCCCGGCCCGGCAGATGGGATACCAGCCCCGCGGCTTCATTCTACCTGAGCCCGGAAGAGGCCAAAGCCGTCAGTGAGGCCAACAAACCCAAGTTCGAGGCGGCCCAAAAGGAAAGGGAGGAAGCGGAGGCAAAGGCTAAAATAGCCGAGGCAGACGCTGCCGCCGCCGGTTATAAGGATGCCGCTCTAAATGCTCAGGCGGGGTCACAAATCGACGCATGGATAAAGGCCCGGGAAGCGGAAGCAAAGGCGAAAAAAGCCGCCGAAACCAAACCATATAATCACTTTGTATCTCTGGGCGTACTGTGCGTGGCCCTGGGACTGTTCTTTTCGATCGGCATGAAGATAATGGGCGCCAGTCTGCGCCGGTTTTTGCTCGGTTTTCCTTTTGTGTTTCTCCTGGCGGCACTGGCCTATTTCCTGGCCGCCCAGGTTGACATCAGGGCGTGGGGATTGGAGTATGTCCTCTGGGCCATTATCATCGGCCTTTTGATCAGCAATACCGTCGGCACCCCCAAGTGGGTGATGCCGGCGGTGCAAACCGAGTATTATATTAAAACAGGCCTGATTCTACTGGGGGCCAGTATTCTTTTCGGCAAGATCATTCTGGTGGGGCTCCCGGGATTGCTCATTACCTGGGTGGCTTGCCCGGCGGTGCTGATCTTTACGTACTGGTTCGGCCAGCGCATATTGAAAATGGAATCCAAGACTCTGAACATTGTGTTGTCCGCCGATATGTCGGTGAGCGGCGTGTCGGCGGCCATAGCCACCGCCGCCGCCTGCCGGGCCAAAAAAGAGGAACTTACCCTGGCCATCGGCATCTCCATTATTTTCACTTCCCTCATGATGTTTGTCATGCCTGCTGTGGCCAAAGCCGTGGGAATGCACCCGGTGCTGGCCGGCGCATGGATGGGTGGTTCCATTGATTCCACCGGGGCGGTGGTGGCAGCGGGCGCACTGCTGGGAAACGAAGCCATGACTGTGGCCGCCACCATCAAAATGATCCAGAACATACTGATAGGGATCGTGGCCTTTGGTGTGGCGGCTTACTGGACCACGGTGGTGGACCGCACCCGCGCCGGCGAAGTGGAACTCACCGCAGGCGCAGCAGTCAGGGAGATTTGGAAGCGTTTCCCAAGATTCATCCTGGGCTTTTTGGGGGCTTCCCTGGTATTCTCCGCCATTTATCAGTACCTGGGCCCGGACATGGGCAAGGCGGTGCTGGACGAAGGAATGATCAGGGGTTGGAGTTCAATCCTGCAAGGCTGGTTTTTTGCCTTGGCTTTTGTATCCATCGGCCTGGGGACCAACTTCCGGGAGCTGAAAAAATACCTCAAGGGCGGCAAACCGGTAATACTCTATATTGTGGGTCAGTCCGCCCAGTGGATAATCACCCTGGTCATGGCCTACCTGCTGTTCTTTGTACTGTTTAGGAGTATTACGGATAGGCTCATGATGTAA
- a CDS encoding cation-translocating P-type ATPase, whose amino-acid sequence MPTSSRWHCLSVEETLGELKTSQSGLTSEEARERLAVYGRNELEEKKKRTPLMMALDQFKDFLVVALLIAAVVSGVVGKPTASLAILAIVILNAIIGFIQEYRAEEAMAALKRMAAPLATVLRDNVPAQVKAAELVPGDLVLLEAGQIVPADLRVVETANMLVEEAALTGESVPVEKHTRKLRDPHLPLGDRKNMAYLGTVVTYGRASGVVVATGMGTEMGTIATLLQEEQAAKTPLQQRFAVFGKRLAAAIFVICAVIFVAGLMRGEPVFLMLLTAVSLAVAAIPEALPAVVTITLAIGAKKLVKQNALVRKLPAVETLGSVTYICSDKTGTLTLNKMTVEEVYAEGRLAAAEELRGAPSAAHAASSFTTLLTAMSLSNDVKVGAGGAVNGDPTEVALFALAEESGFGKAAMEKKYPRLAELPFDSDRKLMTTFHAWEDGKIVSFTKGAVEVVLDQTEGMLTAQGETAPISPEVECVSEQIAGDGLRVLGFGMRIWERLPDDLSPAGVETGLTLIGLAGLMDPPRPEAVDAVAVCRSAGITPVMITGDHPATALTIARRVGIVTDGAETVMTGRDLEKLPPEAFEERVEHIRVYARVAPEQKLRIVRALQDRGQFVAMTGDGVNDAPALKRANIGVAMGITGTDVSKEASSLILLDDNFATIVKAVKEGRRIYDNILKFMKYSLTCNAGTVWAVFLAPFFGLPLPLLPLQILWMNLLCDSLPGIALTAEPAESRVMQRPPRRPDEGVFAQNRGLFIVLFGLVIGASVLLFQAYSMHAGLAWQTMVFTALVLGRMAAILAMRSENDLLLSIGVFSNRSLLGAVLLVVLLQMAVVYLPFANDIFDTTPLTFHELALTLALSVVMFLALEVAKAFKPRARLQPYSMS is encoded by the coding sequence ATGCCGACATCTTCACGGTGGCACTGCCTGAGCGTTGAAGAAACGCTCGGGGAACTCAAGACGTCGCAGAGTGGACTGACCTCGGAAGAGGCCCGGGAGCGCCTTGCCGTCTACGGCCGCAATGAGCTGGAAGAGAAGAAAAAGAGGACGCCACTCATGATGGCCCTGGACCAGTTCAAGGATTTCCTGGTCGTCGCGCTGCTCATTGCCGCGGTTGTCTCCGGCGTCGTTGGGAAGCCCACCGCCTCCCTGGCGATTCTCGCTATCGTGATCTTAAACGCGATCATCGGCTTTATTCAGGAGTACCGGGCCGAAGAGGCCATGGCGGCGCTGAAACGAATGGCGGCGCCCCTCGCCACTGTCCTGCGGGACAATGTGCCCGCGCAGGTCAAAGCCGCCGAGCTTGTTCCCGGAGACCTGGTGCTGCTGGAGGCGGGCCAAATCGTACCTGCGGATCTGCGCGTGGTGGAAACGGCGAATATGCTGGTGGAGGAGGCCGCCTTGACCGGGGAATCCGTTCCCGTGGAAAAGCACACCAGAAAGCTTCGCGACCCCCATCTCCCCCTCGGCGACAGAAAGAACATGGCCTATCTGGGGACCGTGGTCACTTATGGCCGCGCCTCCGGGGTCGTCGTCGCCACGGGCATGGGCACGGAAATGGGGACGATCGCGACCCTGCTTCAGGAAGAACAAGCGGCGAAAACCCCCCTTCAGCAGCGGTTTGCCGTTTTCGGCAAGCGGCTGGCGGCGGCGATTTTCGTGATCTGCGCCGTCATATTCGTGGCGGGTCTGATGCGGGGAGAGCCGGTCTTCCTGATGCTGCTCACCGCCGTCAGTCTTGCCGTGGCGGCCATTCCCGAGGCCCTGCCCGCCGTTGTCACCATCACCCTGGCCATCGGCGCAAAGAAGCTGGTAAAACAGAATGCCCTGGTGCGAAAGCTGCCCGCCGTCGAAACCCTCGGCTCCGTAACCTATATCTGTTCGGACAAGACCGGCACCCTTACGCTCAACAAGATGACGGTGGAAGAGGTGTACGCCGAAGGACGTCTGGCGGCGGCCGAGGAACTGCGCGGCGCTCCTTCGGCCGCGCATGCGGCATCCTCCTTTACCACGCTGCTCACGGCCATGAGCCTGTCGAACGATGTAAAGGTCGGCGCGGGCGGCGCCGTAAATGGCGACCCCACCGAGGTGGCGCTTTTTGCCCTGGCGGAGGAGAGCGGGTTCGGCAAGGCCGCGATGGAGAAAAAGTACCCGCGCCTCGCGGAATTGCCCTTTGATTCGGACCGCAAGCTCATGACCACCTTTCACGCCTGGGAGGACGGGAAGATCGTCTCGTTTACGAAAGGCGCGGTCGAGGTGGTCTTGGACCAAACCGAGGGGATGCTCACGGCGCAGGGCGAGACCGCCCCCATTTCTCCCGAGGTCGAATGCGTGAGCGAGCAGATCGCCGGGGACGGGCTGCGGGTCCTGGGCTTCGGGATGCGGATCTGGGAGAGGCTCCCCGACGACCTCTCACCCGCCGGCGTGGAGACCGGGCTCACCCTGATCGGTCTCGCGGGCTTGATGGACCCGCCCCGGCCGGAGGCGGTGGATGCCGTGGCTGTATGCCGGTCGGCCGGCATTACGCCCGTGATGATCACGGGCGACCACCCGGCCACGGCGCTTACCATTGCGCGGCGCGTCGGCATCGTGACGGACGGCGCGGAGACGGTGATGACCGGCCGGGACCTCGAAAAATTGCCGCCGGAGGCGTTCGAGGAGCGGGTCGAGCACATCCGGGTTTATGCGCGCGTGGCGCCGGAGCAAAAACTCAGGATCGTCAGGGCCCTGCAGGACCGGGGCCAGTTCGTGGCCATGACGGGCGACGGCGTGAACGACGCGCCGGCGCTCAAGCGGGCGAATATCGGGGTCGCCATGGGGATCACCGGAACGGACGTGTCCAAGGAGGCGTCGAGTTTGATTCTCCTTGACGACAACTTCGCGACGATCGTAAAAGCGGTGAAGGAAGGACGGCGCATTTACGACAACATCCTTAAATTCATGAAATACTCCCTGACCTGTAACGCGGGGACCGTCTGGGCCGTGTTCCTTGCGCCCTTTTTCGGACTGCCTCTTCCCCTTCTGCCACTGCAAATATTGTGGATGAACCTCCTGTGCGACAGCCTTCCCGGGATCGCCTTGACCGCGGAGCCCGCCGAGAGCAGGGTGATGCAACGTCCTCCCCGCAGGCCGGACGAGGGAGTCTTCGCTCAAAACCGCGGCCTTTTCATTGTCCTCTTCGGGCTGGTCATCGGCGCCTCGGTCCTTCTTTTTCAGGCCTACAGCATGCACGCGGGGCTGGCGTGGCAGACCATGGTATTCACCGCGCTGGTGCTCGGAAGAATGGCGGCCATCCTGGCCATGCGCTCGGAAAATGACTTGCTGCTCTCCATCGGTGTCTTCAGCAACAGGTCGCTCCTGGGCGCGGTGCTCCTCGTCGTCCTGCTCCAGATGGCGGTCGTGTATCTGCCGTTTGCAAACGACATATTCGACACCACGCCGCTTACGTTCCACGAGCTGGCGCTCACGCTCGCCCTGTCGGTCGTGATGTTCCTGGCCCTCGAGGTTGCAAAGGCGTTCAAACCGCGGGCCCGGCTGCAACCGTATTCAATGTCGTAG
- the hcp gene encoding hydroxylamine reductase — translation MFCNQCEQTAQGKGCTVTGVCGKKPEVAALQDLLLHAVKGLALYAHEGRRVGVVDREADRFTTEGLFATLTNVNFDPARLEALIRRCAALTAQLREKVRLAGGNTGFSDPAASFQPAPDLDGLIRQGQEVGLPYDRGADPDVQSLQSITVIGVSGMSAYALHAQALGQEDDAVYAFIHRALAALTDPALTLDDWVGLALQCGEVNLRAMELLDAGHTGTYGHPVPTAVPLGHKQGKCLLVSGHDLKDLEAVLQQTAGRDVYVYTHGEMLPAHGYPELKKHPHFYGHFGTGWQNQKKEFAQFPGAILMTTNCLQEPKDAYADNIFTTSVVGWPGVKHIAGGDFAPVIEKALALPGFAADEDRGSVLVGFARNTVLGVADKVIAAVKNGDIKHFFLVAGCDGAKPGRNYYTEFVAKTPRDTVVLTLACGKFRFFDQKLGDIGGIPRLLDIGQCNDAYSAVQIAVALAGAFKCGVNDLPLSMVLSWYEQKAVAILLTLLHLGIRNIRLGPSLPAFVSPNVLETLVKAFDLKPITTPDQDLAAILG, via the coding sequence ATGTTCTGCAACCAGTGTGAACAGACCGCCCAGGGTAAGGGCTGCACCGTTACCGGCGTCTGCGGGAAGAAGCCCGAGGTGGCCGCGCTTCAGGACCTTTTGCTCCACGCGGTGAAGGGCCTGGCGCTCTACGCCCACGAGGGGCGGCGCGTGGGGGTCGTGGACCGGGAGGCCGACCGGTTCACCACCGAGGGCCTGTTCGCGACGCTGACCAACGTCAACTTCGATCCGGCGCGCCTGGAGGCGCTCATCCGCCGGTGCGCCGCGCTGACGGCCCAACTCCGGGAAAAGGTGCGCCTGGCCGGCGGGAACACCGGCTTCTCCGATCCGGCGGCCTCCTTCCAGCCGGCTCCCGACCTGGACGGCCTGATCCGTCAGGGGCAAGAGGTGGGCCTGCCCTACGATCGCGGCGCCGACCCGGACGTACAGTCCCTGCAGTCGATCACGGTCATCGGGGTCAGCGGGATGTCGGCCTACGCGCTGCACGCGCAAGCCCTGGGGCAGGAGGACGACGCGGTCTACGCCTTCATCCACCGGGCCCTGGCCGCCCTGACCGATCCGGCCCTGACGCTTGACGATTGGGTCGGGCTGGCGTTGCAGTGCGGCGAGGTCAACCTGCGCGCCATGGAACTTCTGGACGCGGGCCACACCGGCACTTACGGCCACCCGGTTCCGACCGCGGTGCCCCTCGGGCACAAGCAGGGGAAGTGCCTCCTGGTGTCCGGTCACGACCTCAAGGACCTGGAGGCGGTGCTCCAGCAGACCGCGGGCCGGGACGTATACGTCTACACCCACGGTGAGATGCTGCCCGCCCACGGCTACCCGGAACTCAAAAAGCACCCGCACTTCTACGGGCACTTCGGCACCGGCTGGCAGAACCAGAAGAAGGAGTTCGCCCAGTTTCCCGGGGCGATTCTGATGACCACGAACTGCCTCCAGGAACCGAAGGACGCCTACGCCGACAACATCTTCACCACCAGCGTCGTCGGCTGGCCGGGAGTCAAGCATATCGCCGGCGGGGATTTTGCCCCCGTCATCGAGAAGGCGCTGGCGCTGCCCGGTTTCGCCGCCGACGAGGACCGGGGAAGCGTCTTGGTGGGATTCGCCCGCAACACCGTGCTGGGCGTGGCCGACAAGGTCATCGCCGCCGTAAAGAACGGGGACATCAAGCACTTCTTCCTGGTCGCCGGCTGCGACGGGGCGAAGCCCGGCCGCAACTACTACACCGAGTTCGTGGCCAAGACTCCCCGGGATACCGTGGTCCTGACCCTGGCGTGCGGCAAGTTCCGTTTCTTTGATCAAAAGCTCGGCGACATCGGCGGCATCCCGCGCTTGCTGGACATCGGGCAGTGCAACGACGCCTACTCCGCCGTCCAGATCGCCGTGGCGCTGGCCGGCGCCTTTAAGTGCGGCGTCAACGACCTGCCGCTTTCCATGGTGCTGTCCTGGTACGAGCAGAAGGCGGTCGCCATCCTGCTCACCCTGCTGCACCTCGGGATCAGGAATATCCGCCTGGGGCCCAGCCTGCCGGCGTTTGTCTCCCCAAACGTCCTGGAAACGCTGGTCAAGGCCTTTGACCTCAAGCCGATCACCACGCCGGACCAGGACCTGGCGGCGATCCTGGGCTAG
- a CDS encoding Rrf2 family transcriptional regulator, translated as MQITRQTEYAVHTLLELARLPFGEILPAKVISERQEIPEDFLKKTIQLLARAGLVHTQRGVQGGVRLARPSSEIRLGDVITAIEGPLAINVCLAYGNECPNKGTCHIHRILTSAQQALVAELNSKTFAEIVALERSGHGHDARGAPA; from the coding sequence GTGCAGATCACCCGTCAAACGGAATACGCCGTTCACACCCTGCTGGAGTTGGCCCGGCTGCCCTTCGGCGAAATACTGCCGGCCAAGGTGATCTCCGAACGCCAGGAGATCCCGGAAGACTTCCTGAAAAAGACCATCCAGCTCCTGGCCCGGGCCGGTTTGGTGCACACCCAGCGCGGCGTCCAGGGGGGCGTCCGGTTGGCCCGCCCCAGTTCCGAGATCCGCCTGGGCGACGTCATTACGGCGATCGAAGGGCCGCTGGCGATAAACGTCTGCCTCGCCTACGGCAACGAGTGCCCCAACAAGGGCACGTGCCATATCCACCGCATCCTGACCAGCGCCCAGCAGGCCCTCGTGGCGGAACTCAACAGCAAGACTTTCGCGGAGATCGTGGCGCTGGAGCGGTCCGGGCACGGGCACGATGCCCGGGGCGCCCCGGCCTGA